The Candidatus Neomarinimicrobiota bacterium genome segment GGTGGAGTGCAGACCCACGAGGATATCACCTACCTGTATAATCCGGCCGGTGAGAAGCGCGCCTTTTTCCACTACGCCCACAATGGTTCCCGAGATATCATATTCCCCTGGCTGGTAAAAGTCAGGCATTTCGGCTGTTTCACCCCCGATTAGAGCACAATCATTTTCCAGACAAGCTGCCGAGATGCCGTCGATGACCGCTTCAAATACATCCCCTTCCAGATGACCGGTGGCAAAATAATCAAGGAAGAATAGGGGTTGGCTCCCGGTGGTCAGGATATCGTTGACGCAGTGGTTCACCAGATCCTGCCCTACCGTATCGTGTCGACCGGTAAGGAAAGCGATTTTAAGCTTGGTGCCTACCCCGTCAGTGCTGGAGACGAGAACCGGCTGCTGGTAATCCTCAGTGGGAAATTCATACAGGCCACCGAAACCACCCAGGTTTGCCAATACCTGGGGACCATGGGTACGACTTACAAGCGCCTTAATTCGCCGGACTGCCTTTTCGCCGGCGTCAATATCGACCCCCGCCGACCGATAGCTGAGTCGTGGCTTATTGGCTGGTGATGACTGGCCCAAGCTATTCGGAGGATTCTATATAAAGGGCTTCGATTTCCTCCCCGAAATGCTCGAAGACCGTCTCCCGCTTAACCTTCAGAGTCGGTGTCAGTTCCCCCTGTTCAATGGTGAA includes the following:
- the purM gene encoding phosphoribosylformylglycinamidine cyclo-ligase, which produces MGQSSPANKPRLSYRSAGVDIDAGEKAVRRIKALVSRTHGPQVLANLGGFGGLYEFPTEDYQQPVLVSSTDGVGTKLKIAFLTGRHDTVGQDLVNHCVNDILTTGSQPLFFLDYFATGHLEGDVFEAVIDGISAACLENDCALIGGETAEMPDFYQPGEYDISGTIVGVVEKGALLTGRIIQVGDILVGLHSTGLHTNGYSLARKALLSEWTVDTKVPELGGTVGEVLLRVHRSYLQIMRPILIEPWLHGAAHITGGGLEGNLGRLLSGGRQSAIDWDAWEWPPVFQVIQQVGGVETTDMRRTFNLGIGWVLIVASENLTTLESYLQENREPFTLIGVVR